ttccTCATGAGATTCTTGTTTTCAGAATGAAGAACATTTGAAGAAGAATATATAAATGCTCAAAAGATCAACGACAACAAAATAAATCTGCAACTTTGCATAAATGACATAATAAGGGCATTTATCATGCTTGTATTAATGACATAAACGACATGGGCAATATATAATTTACATTAAATCTTTAACTttctatgatatatatatatatatatatatatattccgttgCTTTTGGTGGTTAATTGCCACGTGGCGAACCGACCGCGAATACCACGCGAAACCCACGGATCAAGGTATACGAACCCTCGCAAGAGGAAACGATCCATATATAATGAAGCAGTAACGAGCGAACTCGGCTCGTCTCGCGTCGCCTCGAAGAACTCTGGTGTTGGGAGGGAAGAGCTCGCCGATATAACCCTAATAGAGAATGGAGCAGGCTTTGTTGACGAGGCTGGAGTCCGCGGTGGCGCGGCTTGAGACCCTCGCCGCCTCGGGATCCGCCCCGTTGGTATCGTCGAGGGATCTCCCCGACCCCTCGGCCCTGGATCCGGCTATCTCGGCCTTCGAAGACCTGGTCGCCGACTCCCTTGGCCGGGTCTCAGCCTCTGCAGGGAAAATCGGAGGGCAGGTCCTCGACGCGACGAAGATACTGGAGGAGGCGTTTGCCGCGCTCAGGGAGCTTCTCGTCAAGGCCAAACGATCCCAGGTTGGTCCGCGTCCAACCCGATCTCTTCTTCAATGCCCAAGTATCGGTGATTCCTCGTCTTTTAAGCTCTCCTCCTTATGGTTTTCATTTGCTTCGAACTTTTCTTTTTTGGGTTAGATAATATTTGTTGGGCATCACGAATCAGGGAATTTAGGTGTCGAATTCGAGTAATGACAATGCTCTATTTCGTCTTATTCTGAATTGTTTAGTAATTTTTAACGACAATACTGCCCGCAAATGGCAATTCAAACGCATATTCAACACTTAAAACTGCATTGATTACAGAGAATTGTTTTAGAGAGGTGGTCGATTGTGATGGTAAAAGCCATTTCATTGCTTTCATCTTGCATCAGATCTTCAAATGTAATATGGTTCTGTCATAAATTTTCTCCTAGTTTAGAATGACAAAGAATGTGTCTTTTCTATAATTCATATGTTGTCAtgtactgattttttttttggctaaAATCTTTAATCTATTGCAAATAACTTGTGGCAATCATATCAGTTGGTAGTCTCTCACCATGCCTTAAATTCACAGATTGGTTTATAGTTAACTTTAATTTGTTTTAATTAGTTTAGGAAAATGCTTTTTCTTAAGCATGTGGCACTGTGTCTACAATCTATTTATTAGGTTGCTTAATGTTGTTTGGAGTTTGATTGAGACTTTTTGTTGATGCCACAGAAGCCAGACCTTGCTGGTTTAGCAGAATTTTTAAAGCCGCTGAATAATGTGATGGTCAAAGCAAATTCCCTGACAGAAGGAAAGCGATCTGACTATTTCAACCACTTGAAGACAGTTGCTGACAGTCTAACAGCTCTGGCTTGGATAGGTTACTCAGGAAAAAATTGTGGTTAGTGCGTTATTATTCTTTGATCTCGTTCTTTTTACAATATGGCCTGTTCTTTTGCATTTTGTTTTATGTTGAACTTAAGTTTCCTTCTTTGACAAAATATATTCATTTCCTTCCAGGAATGAGCATGCCAATTGCACATGTGGAAGAAAGTTGGCAGATGGCTGAATTCTACAGCAACAAGGTATGTGTATTGACGATTAGATTGCAAGCTATCAGCTAATCTACCGGTAAGAGAACTAGAATATAGTATGGATCCTTAACTTGTAATGTTTCTGGGATGGGATATAATTTCTCATGTCATGTCACACATGGCTGCTCAACCTTCATAAGAAGTCTAATTTCTCAGCAGCTTGGTTATTCTGAACAGGAGATTGCCAAATATTCAAGAAAACATTCCTGGCATGAGGGAGGTCAATCACATGTATGTCATGTGGCCAGATCTAAGTATTAACTATAACATTCAAATAAAAATAGTAAAGGACAAGCAAAGATATATACAAATTTTCAAATAATTAGTAAGTAAATACGCTAACAATCAGATCAAATTTGTTGAGTTGCATTTGTACTCATAAGTGATAAACATAAGAAGTGGATAAAGATCTTATCACTAATTGTTATATTACAATAGATCATATATTGTAGTCCTGTAAATGTGCTCATGTATGTTAATAAGGAATCCATGCAAATCAAACATGTGATTGCATTTCCTGCGATATATGGATCGCATGTGTGATCCATATTTCGCATCTTTAGTTACGCTATATATGGAGGCTACACAACCCTTAATTCAAGTGAACTGTAACTAAATATGCGTATGAATCTCCATAAATTTCTTTTTTGGAACACCGAAAGACTCTAACTGGAGTAAGAGGAACATGGATAAGTGGAGAAACGTTTCTTATATTGTGTAGTAACTTAGTTTTCAAGAAGTAAAATCTCTGTCTGGACTCTGGCAACTATAAACTTATGCTTTGGGTTTTATTCCAATAAGAATGTTGAAatgtgtttcatcatcaaatataaTGCTGACTATGAGAATGCAAAATGAAGAAAACTCTGCAGGATATTTGTTAAATTTTACGACTGGCTGTGACTTAAATGTTGCTGGTAAATTTAGGCAAGATGTATACTTGCTGATCAGCCTAAATATTGAATGCTAATAGGTTGCCCACCAATGTTTCAAAAAGCCGTCTGTACAGCTTCCTATGACAGTTAGATAAACGCTATGCAAGAAAATGTGTCAACAAAGCCTATATAATTTGCATGATTATGAAAACGCCATcatatatatgatttattttttctttctacaactatccattatatgattatatatatgaaCAGTATAATACATGGTCCACAAATGTATGATCATAATATCATACCCCTTTATCTATTTGTTGTTACTTAAAATAGCTTTGTTAATGCCCATAAATACTAACTCATAATTTCTTGATTTGACCCAGTATtatataaactatatatatatatatattcttttattgtACTAGATTGGACATAATTTTCATCATTTTAATATGAGATGCTTATTCACCTGGTCAGAGATCTTTTAGATTTCATGAATTACATTagttcattttaaaaataatttccatCTTTTTGTATTCAGATTCTGGTGGAGTACAGAAATAAGAATCCAGATCACATAGAATGGGTAAAAGCCTTGAAGGAGTTATACGTACCGGGGTTACGAGACTATGTCAAAAGATTTTATCCAACAGGTCTTGCTTGGGGTTCTGTTAATTCTGCATCCTTGTCCTCTACTTCCATCACAAAAGCTCCTACAGCAAGCATCCCTGCTTCACCTCCTCCTCCCAAAGCACCACTTTGTAGCACAGAATCTGTACCATCACGTCCTAAAGAAGGAATGTCAGCTGTCTTTGAAGAGATCAGCTCTGGAAAATCAGTAACTGCTGGTATATGATGTTGTAGAATGAACTATTTTACTTTTGACCCTGAGGTAATGGATTAACATGAGTCGGCCTCTATTTATTAGGTCTGAGGAAAGTTACAGATGACATGAAGACCAAAAATAGAGTTGACAGAAGTGGTGCTGTAGCTGCAACTGAAAAACGTGGTCACACCAGTTCCTTTTCAAATAATACTAAGGCATCTCCCAAATTTGAGCTTCAAATGGGTCGAAAGTAAATAACTTTAATTTTCTTCCTAAAGTGGATACTACTTTAACAGTTTTATTATACTTATAGGGATCCTTTTCTTCGTATTATTGTTTTTGaatcattttttatttgttaAATACATGTTGGGCAGATGGTCAGTTGAAAATCAGATTGGAAATAAAAACTTGATCATAGATGACTGCGACTCAAAGCAGTCTGTATATATATTTGGGTGCAAGGATTCTGTTTTACAAGTCAAAGGTAATCCTTAGGTCTTTATTTACATTTTCAGATGTATTTCTTCTTTTATGGTTATAGAAATTTAATCTGGTCCTCCTTAACATGTATATGGCTTTGGAACTTTACTTACGCTGCAGGAAAAGTGAACAACATAACTCTTGATAAATGCACCAAAGTGGGGATTGTGTTTATGGTCAGTA
The DNA window shown above is from Musa acuminata AAA Group cultivar baxijiao chromosome BXJ2-4, Cavendish_Baxijiao_AAA, whole genome shotgun sequence and carries:
- the LOC135609830 gene encoding cyclase-associated protein 1-like isoform X3, which gives rise to MEQALLTRLESAVARLETLAASGSAPLVSSRDLPDPSALDPAISAFEDLVADSLGRVSASAGKIGGQVLDATKILEEAFAALRELLVKAKRSQKPDLAGLAEFLKPLNNVMVKANSLTEGKRSDYFNHLKTVADSLTALAWIGYSGKNCGMSMPIAHVEESWQMAEFYSNKILVEYRNKNPDHIEWVKALKELYVPGLRDYVKRFYPTGLAWGSVNSASLSSTSITKAPTASIPASPPPPKAPLCSTESVPSRPKEGMSAVFEEISSGKSVTAGLRKVTDDMKTKNRVDRSGAVAATEKRGHTSSFSNNTKASPKFELQMGRKWSVENQIGNKNLIIDDCDSKQSVYIFGCKDSVLQVKGKVNNITLDKCTKVGIVFMDVVAACEIVNCNGVEVQCQSGQLQLILIRITKFPKHKEYQT
- the LOC135609830 gene encoding cyclase-associated protein 1-like isoform X2, with the protein product MEQALLTRLESAVARLETLAASGSAPLVSSRDLPDPSALDPAISAFEDLVADSLGRVSASAGKIGGQVLDATKILEEAFAALRELLVKAKRSQPDLAGLAEFLKPLNNVMVKANSLTEGKRSDYFNHLKTVADSLTALAWIGYSGKNCGMSMPIAHVEESWQMAEFYSNKILVEYRNKNPDHIEWVKALKELYVPGLRDYVKRFYPTGLAWGSVNSASLSSTSITKAPTASIPASPPPPKAPLCSTESVPSRPKEGMSAVFEEISSGKSVTAGLRKVTDDMKTKNRVDRSGAVAATEKRGHTSSFSNNTKASPKFELQMGRKWSVENQIGNKNLIIDDCDSKQSVYIFGCKDSVLQVKGKVNNITLDKCTKVGIVFMDVVAACEIVNCNGVEVQCQGSAPTVSIDNTSGCQLYLSNDSLGTSITTAKSSEINILIPGAGPDSDWVEHSLPQQYLHNFKNGEFTTAPVSHSGA
- the LOC135609830 gene encoding cyclase-associated protein 1-like isoform X1 gives rise to the protein MEQALLTRLESAVARLETLAASGSAPLVSSRDLPDPSALDPAISAFEDLVADSLGRVSASAGKIGGQVLDATKILEEAFAALRELLVKAKRSQKPDLAGLAEFLKPLNNVMVKANSLTEGKRSDYFNHLKTVADSLTALAWIGYSGKNCGMSMPIAHVEESWQMAEFYSNKILVEYRNKNPDHIEWVKALKELYVPGLRDYVKRFYPTGLAWGSVNSASLSSTSITKAPTASIPASPPPPKAPLCSTESVPSRPKEGMSAVFEEISSGKSVTAGLRKVTDDMKTKNRVDRSGAVAATEKRGHTSSFSNNTKASPKFELQMGRKWSVENQIGNKNLIIDDCDSKQSVYIFGCKDSVLQVKGKVNNITLDKCTKVGIVFMDVVAACEIVNCNGVEVQCQGSAPTVSIDNTSGCQLYLSNDSLGTSITTAKSSEINILIPGAGPDSDWVEHSLPQQYLHNFKNGEFTTAPVSHSGA